AAAAACTGGAAGAAATCAAATCATCCATACAACCTGATGATGTTGCTACCATCATCTATACCTCAGGAACAACCGGAAAGCCAAAGGGAGTAATGCTTTCACACAATAACATTATCAGCAATGTAAAAGCCTGCCGGCCGAATTTTCCCATTGATGAAACCTCAAGAATATTATCCTATCTGCCTGTTTGCCATGTTTATGAAAGAATGGTGCAATATGTTTTTCAATATGCAGGATGTTCGATTTATTATGTCGAAAATATGGGTACCATTGTAGATAACATTCAGGAAATCAAGCCTCATGCATTTACAACGGTTCCCCGCTTACTCGAAAAGGTTTACGACAGAATCATGTTTAAGGGACGCAACCTGAAAGGCATAAAGAAAGCTATCTTTTTCTGGGCAGTTAAACTTGGTGATCAATATAAGGAAGTCGGTAATTCAGCATGGTATCTTTTCAAACTTAAAATTGCAGATAAACTGGTTTTCAGTAAATGGAGAGCCGCTTTTGGAAATGAGATTTTATTCATCGTTTCGGGTGGGGCTGCCCTTCAGGAAAGACTTGCAAGAATATTCTGGGCTGCAGGTGTTCCTGTTCTCGAGGGCTATGGTATGACAGAATCTTCTCCCGTCATTGCTGTCAATGAACTAAAACGGGAAAAACTCAGGTTTGGAACAGTTGGGGTTCCATTAAACAACATTGAAGTTAAAATTGCTGAGGATGGCGAAATACTGACGCGTGGTCCTCATGTGATGAAAGGCTATTACAAGGCTCCCGAGCTGACAGATGAAGTCATTGATGATGAAGGCTGGTTGCACACTGGCGATTTGGGTATTTTGGTAGATGGTAAATTTCTCAAGATTACCGGACGTAAAAAGTCAATGTTCAAAACTTCGATGGGAAAATACATCATTCCTGAACTTATGGAGACCAAGCTGAGAGAATCAAAATTCATCGAACAATGTATGATACTCGGTGAAAATCAGAAGTTTGTTGCGGCAATTATCAGCCCTGATTTTCAATATTTAAAAAACTGGTGTAACATTAAAGGACATGGGTTTGGGAACAAAATAAATGTTGTTAAAAATCCTGAAGTCAGAAAGCGTTTTCAGAAAGAAATAGACTATTACAATCAGTTTTTCAATCCACATGAGCAAATTATCAAATTTGAACTGGTTCCTGATGAATGGGCAGTCGAAACAGGGGAACTTACCCCTACCCTAAAAGTCAAACGAAGTGTGATAGAAAAAAAATATGAAGATGCGATTAAAAAGCTTTTTAAATAATCGTGTTATTGCAAAAATCCCTGCCTTCTGATTGCTTTCAGGAATTCTTCCGAAAAAAATTCGTTGTCTTTTTTAGTATATCTCTTTTCCGTAAAAACCTGAGCCAGTGATTCAAGCTGATGCTCATCAACAAATTGCTGATAAATTCCCATACTTTCTTTTAAAGAATAAATCATGTCAATATCGTGGGGAGTATAGTCCTTATAGGTATTCTGATGAATAATTCCTTCCATGGGCAGTCTGTCAGTGAGTCCGGGTTGTTCATCAGGATAGCCAAGCACGACAGTCGTTACAGGCACAACAAGTTGAGGAAGTTTTAAAACATCAATAATTTTGTTTGCCATATAGGTCGTAGTACCTAAATAACAGATGCCTAATCCGTTTTCTTCTGCTTCAATGCAAACATTCTGGGCAGCGAGAAGTGCATCGATGGCAGCAGTAAAAAAAGAAAGGAAATTATTGTATCCGGGTTCAGCTTTCCTGAGCCGGCACCATCGGCTAAATCTGTTAAAATCGGCACAAAAAGTCAGAACAACAGGAGCCTCCAGTACCATGTTCTGTTTAAAATGACACTCCCAGAGTTGTTTTTTTAAATCCTCATCTTTTGTAACAATGATGGAATATACCTGCATGTTTCCTGTTGTCGAGGCTCTTGAGCCGGCTTCGAGTATGTTTTTTAATAAATCTTCAGGGATAGGATCTGATTTGTATTTACGGATACTTCGATGCGAAAATATTGCTTTGTTCATGCGTTTGTTTTTGTTTTATTTCCGGTTCAAAAATCAGAATTTATTCCTGATTAAGCATTTCAATCAGATATTTTTCTGCGCTTTCCTTTTCATTTGCATCGAACCATCTGATGCTGCTATCTTTTCTGAACCATGTCATCTGTCTTTTTGCATAATTGCGGCTATGCTGTTTAAAAAGTTTAATCGCTTCCGGTAAACTTGTTTTATTCTCCATGTAATCAAAAAACTCCTGATAACCAATTGTTTTTAATGCCGGTAAATCCTTCCATTGATATAGAAATTTAACTTCTTCAAGCAATCCCTGTTGAAGCATCTGCTCACATCTTTCATCAATTTTTGCATAAAGAATATTTGTCGGCAAATAAAAACCTGTTTTCAAAATATTGAAGTTTCTTTTCTGAGGAGCCTTTTGCCGGAAATAGGAAAAAGGTTTCCCTGTCGAAATGCAGACCTCAAGTGCACGGATAATACGCCTTGGATTGTTTTTATCCACTTCATTAAAATATTGATTATCAAGATTTTTAAGTTTTTCAAGCAAAACATTTATTCCATCATTTTGAAGCTCCTCAACCAACTGTTTCCTGATTGCAGGGTCTGTCTCGGGGATTTTGTCGAGGCCTTCAGAAATAGCTTTGGCAAAAAGGCCGGATCCACCAACAATGATAGGTACACGGCTTTCCCTGAAAAGTTTTTCAATGATTTTAAGAGCATCCTCTTCAAAATCTGCAACAGTGTATGGCTGATGAACCGATAAAGAATTGATGAAATGATGTTTAATTTCATTCAGCTGATTAGTTGTCGGTTTTGCAGTACCAATATTTAACTCCCGGTAAAACTGCCTGGAATCGCAGGAAATTATTTCACCGTTAACCTTTTTAGAAAATGAAATTGAAAAATCGGTTTTACCGGTGGCGGTAGGGCCTAATATAAAAACTGCCGTCAGACCGGGCATTCCATTTAATTAGTATTTATATTCATCATCTTCAAAGTCGGAATAATCTTCAAAATCTTCATCAGTAAAATCTGAGTCAAAGCCAAGCTCATCATCGAACATTTCTTCGTTGCTTTGCATCAGTTCCCGCATAAGTTCCATATCCTCAGGGCTTAGATCTTCAAGATTAAATCCTGATCCATCTTCGGGTTTAGGAGGTTCTCCGATGGATTCAACAACAGCAGGATATTTTGCTCCTTCTTTTTCTTTCATGTTGGTTTGAATCGCCTCGATATCGAAAGTCCACATGTTCAGAAAATCATATATATACGTCAGTTTATCTTCCGTTGTTTTAATAACATCCCGTATTCTGACATTTTTCATGAGTGTACATTCCCCATCCTTTTGCATATCAGAAAGACATATTTCAATCATATCTTTTCTGTTCTCATAATTCAGATAAAAAGATGCAAACTCTCCGGGGTCGAATTCATAGGCTTTTAGGATGAAGTGATGCAACTGTGCCAGATTGTAAGTATCGGGTATTTCCATTACACGGTAAACATGCGGATTGCTTTTCAGTGATACTTTAAGTTTTACTACTCCCATAAAAAATTCCTTATTTGTTGCTGTTTTTCATTGTTTAGAAGTGACTCCAAAAATAATTTGTGTTAAGAATTAATCAACCGGATAAAGACCTAATTTTTCAGCAAAATTAATCATAAATCTATAGGCTTCTTCAAAATTATTGTTAATTGTACCTTCCAGAATAGCCTCTTTAACGGCTTCCTTGATCATTCCTACTTCCTTTGATGGTTTTAACCCGAATGTCTTCATGATTAACTCGCCTTTTACAGGGTTTTCCCAGTTTCTTAGTCTGTCTTTTTCCTGTACCAAAAGGATTTTCTCTGCTACTTCATCAAATTTTGAGCGGTAATTGCTGACCTTGTACGGATTTTTCGAAGTAATGTCGGCTTTACATAAAAGCAACAGTTCATCAAGATCCTGCCCTGCCTCAACAATTAACCTTCTGAATGCAGAATCTGTTACTTCCTCCTTGGTCAATGCGATAGGACGTAAATGCAAAAAGACAAGTTTTTTAACAAATTTCAGCTTTTCATTCAATGGTAGCCTGAATCTTCTGAAAATATCGGTAACCATTTTTGACCCAACCACCTCATGTCCGTGAAAAGTCCATCCGTTTTCTTCATCATA
The window above is part of the Sphingobacteriales bacterium genome. Proteins encoded here:
- the miaA gene encoding tRNA (adenosine(37)-N6)-dimethylallyltransferase MiaA, which encodes MPGLTAVFILGPTATGKTDFSISFSKKVNGEIISCDSRQFYRELNIGTAKPTTNQLNEIKHHFINSLSVHQPYTVADFEEDALKIIEKLFRESRVPIIVGGSGLFAKAISEGLDKIPETDPAIRKQLVEELQNDGINVLLEKLKNLDNQYFNEVDKNNPRRIIRALEVCISTGKPFSYFRQKAPQKRNFNILKTGFYLPTNILYAKIDERCEQMLQQGLLEEVKFLYQWKDLPALKTIGYQEFFDYMENKTSLPEAIKLFKQHSRNYAKRQMTWFRKDSSIRWFDANEKESAEKYLIEMLNQE
- a CDS encoding NADPH-dependent oxidoreductase, coding for MNKAIFSHRSIRKYKSDPIPEDLLKNILEAGSRASTTGNMQVYSIIVTKDEDLKKQLWECHFKQNMVLEAPVVLTFCADFNRFSRWCRLRKAEPGYNNFLSFFTAAIDALLAAQNVCIEAEENGLGICYLGTTTYMANKIIDVLKLPQLVVPVTTVVLGYPDEQPGLTDRLPMEGIIHQNTYKDYTPHDIDMIYSLKESMGIYQQFVDEHQLESLAQVFTEKRYTKKDNEFFSEEFLKAIRRQGFLQ
- a CDS encoding plasmid pRiA4b ORF-3 family protein; the encoded protein is MGVVKLKVSLKSNPHVYRVMEIPDTYNLAQLHHFILKAYEFDPGEFASFYLNYENRKDMIEICLSDMQKDGECTLMKNVRIRDVIKTTEDKLTYIYDFLNMWTFDIEAIQTNMKEKEGAKYPAVVESIGEPPKPEDGSGFNLEDLSPEDMELMRELMQSNEEMFDDELGFDSDFTDEDFEDYSDFEDDEYKY
- a CDS encoding long-chain fatty acid--CoA ligase, whose product is MKFTRLFDILEYQKSYDKEISICSKVNGKWTPVSSSDYILQANYFSYGLLALGIKRGDKIATITNSRPEWNIADMGIMQIGAIHIPIYPNITEEEYDYILRHSESKYVFISSDAIYSRIRKTYEESGSISAIYSFEKINGIDKLWTEILELGKNNQVPEKLEEIKSSIQPDDVATIIYTSGTTGKPKGVMLSHNNIISNVKACRPNFPIDETSRILSYLPVCHVYERMVQYVFQYAGCSIYYVENMGTIVDNIQEIKPHAFTTVPRLLEKVYDRIMFKGRNLKGIKKAIFFWAVKLGDQYKEVGNSAWYLFKLKIADKLVFSKWRAAFGNEILFIVSGGAALQERLARIFWAAGVPVLEGYGMTESSPVIAVNELKREKLRFGTVGVPLNNIEVKIAEDGEILTRGPHVMKGYYKAPELTDEVIDDEGWLHTGDLGILVDGKFLKITGRKKSMFKTSMGKYIIPELMETKLRESKFIEQCMILGENQKFVAAIISPDFQYLKNWCNIKGHGFGNKINVVKNPEVRKRFQKEIDYYNQFFNPHEQIIKFELVPDEWAVETGELTPTLKVKRSVIEKKYEDAIKKLFK